The genomic interval TGGTTGCCGTCACCTGGACATCAGCGCCGGGGGCACTCGCCCACGGGGTCTCGCTGGAGCGCGGCAATGAATAcgtcgcggtcgagtgggCAGGAATGGTGGTGGTGATCGTGTACGTGTCGCCCAACTGCGGATGGACAGCGTACGAGGAGTTCCCGGAGGGGTCAGCGTCTAGGTTCCCCTGGCCGGTGCTCGTCCCGGGGGACTTTAACACTCATTCCACGGAATGGGGAAACCCCAGGACCAACGCACGCGGTCGCGCGTTCTCGGATTGGGCCGCGGGTTTCGTGCTCCTGTTCGTAAACAGGGGCTCGGCCAGCACCTGCATGGCGCGGAGAGGGTGCTCCGTCGTGGACATCTCGTGGGCTACTCCCGACGCGTTCAGACGGGTCTCAGGCTGGAGAGTGTCCGAAGGGGTCGGAGACACTGTCGGAACACCTCTACATACTCATGGAGGCGGGGGAAGCACCCAGACCTAGAACACCCAGCGGGACGCGCGCGCCCACCGCCAAGATGGAAGGTAAAGGAGAGGAACGAAGATCTACTCCGGGCGGCTGCGATAGCGACAGTTTGGAGCTGGGAGGTCctgacgatgacgacgaccgAAACAGGCGTGGAAGAGGATGCTGTTCCCCCCGCAGGAGGACTCCGCGCTTGAACAGCCGCGGGAATCCACCCTCACGACGGAATGGAGCACGGAGTGGGAAGTCACCAAGGAGGAGCTGTGGGAAGCAACCAGGAAAATGACCTGCCGCAACGTGGCGCCGGGCCCGGACGGGATCCCGGGCCGGGTCTGGAGGGAATCAATAGGAGTCGTGGTTCCCAGACTTCGGCACCTCTACAACAGACGCCTGAGAGATGGAGTCTACGGGCGTGACGAACAGTGAGGCTGGTCCGCAAGGAGGGCCGACCGGCCACTTCGCCGTCGGCATACCGGCCGCTTTGGCTACTAGATGAGGTCGGCAAGCTCCTCGAGAGAGTCGTTGCTGCCCGCCTGGGAAGACACATGTCGGGGCGGGTACCGGATTGGCACGACAGGCAGTGCAGCTTTCGGAAGGGGCGTTCGACGATCGGCGCGATCAGGCGCGTACAGGTACTCACAGAAGAAATGGTTTCCCGGGACGGCGTGGCGTTTGCGGTGTCTCTGGACATCGTCAACGCGTTCGACACCATGCCATGATAATATGAGAGTTGTATAACACTTGTTAGAGTACGATGTGCCGAATTGTAAATATGGcaacaaattatttaatatatattgttttaatAGGGCGGAATTATTAATTAGTGTGTAAGTCTTAAGACTAAGATGATTATGTGTAATTTCTAATTCAATTGTAAGTACAGTATTGTAAGATGTATGATGAATGGTATAGGTGAGGTTCCCATTTAAATGGTAggtatgttatatgctatatatttagtttagctaattataatttatatttataatattgcCATGATAGGGATATTGCTCGTAAGATACATCTGGTAGGTGATCCGCCAGATATTATGTAGTTGTTGTCCTTCCTGCAACTCACTGCAAATTTAAGagaagatttttaattttagcaATTGACTATTACAGGAGCTATTGAGTCACGTATGATATTATATTGCGCACCGGCGAAGTCGCGACTGCCTGCGCGATACGTGCTATGCGCGGACTGGGCCCCAGTGTCTCCCCTGCAAAGTCGGAGGCCATCTGGTTCTTCGACAAGAAGAGTCGAGGGACTCCTCCGCCCCGTCTGAGCATAAGCATGGCGGGCGAAACCGTCGGGGTTGGTTCGCAAATGCGATACCTGGGTCTCGTCATCGACCGCCAGTGAACGTTCGAGCCGCACTTCGACTCCCATATCCCGAAGGTCGCGGCGGCTGCCAACGCCTTGTGCGGCTTGCTGCCGAACatcggggggggggggagtcACGGTGCGTCGATTATACGAGGGCGTCGTTCAGTCCCGAATGACGTACGGGGTCCCGATATGGGCGGACGATCTGATGGCGAGTCGCTGCAGTATTCTGCTTCTCATGTGGCTGCACAGGGTGACCGCCATCAGAACCGTCAGGGGATACCGAACTGTGTCCcacgcgtcggcgaccgttCTTGCCGCGCCTCCCCCGTGGGAACTTCGGGCGTTGGTGTTCAAGAAACGGTACGTCTGCACGAGAGTGTGGGACCTGGGAGGAGAGGACTCGACCATGCAGGCGGCCCGAGAGGACCTAGGCACCGCCGAGGAGGACGCGCAGGACCAGTGGCGTTTCCAGCTGGTCAGCAAGGAAGTGGAACACAGGGGCGTAGAGGCCGTCCTCCCACATTGAGAGAGATGGAGAAGCTGCCGCGGCCTTCCGCTCGTCTACAGGATACTCACCGGACACTGCGTGGTCGGGGAGTATCTAAAGAAGATCGGGCGCGAGGAGACAGACACCTGTCACCACTGCGGGGAGGTCGGAgacacggcgcagcacacgctggaaTTATGTCCGGCGTGGGAGCTGCCGCGCTACACCCTGCGTCTCGCCATGGGCGAGTGCTTGGCCCCTTCAGCCGTCGTGGAAGCGATGCTGAACGGGCCACAGGAATACGAGGCTGCTCGCCTCTTTTGCGAGCAGGTTATGCTTGTAAAGGAGCGGGCAGAGAGGGAAAGGGAGAAGAGCTCTTACCCTTGTAGGGTAACGCGACGAGGGAGGGTCAGGCGGCCCAGAGCCGCTTCACCGTCTTCCCAACGGGTCGCGACTGGTAGGGGGGAATGGCGCTAGGAGCAATGCCCCCCCCCCTAGCTCCAAATTTAAAAGTTAAGCGAACTTTTGCGATCGACTCTAACGATAGTACGCGTGAGGGGGTGCAACGGAAAAACAATTTGATCGACGTCTCCGGGGCACTCCTGACACACGTGTAGGAAGGCCATCGTGgtgttttagtcggtaagagtcccaCACTACTCTGCCGTTGCCGATTATTTCGGCAGCAGcagagtgtccatgaggatttttccacgtaaaaaaaaatggTTGCCTGCGCGCAGTGTGGCAGGAATAGCGCGAGGGAGAATATCGACGCTCAGAATAGTGAGGTCGAAAGAAAGGAGATAATGTTCACAAAGGGTGAGATGAAGGCGGTTCACGCTAACCTTGTCGGGGGCGGTGCAAATGTTGAACGGATTGATTAATAAACTGAACCTCGATAAGGAGAAGAATGGGGGGATTAACCCATTTGCATCCAAGCGcggattaattttatttcagtcGCTAAGTATTCTTCAGATGTGAGAGATCACGTTTGACCTTATGTCAGTTTACTATTTTCTAAAGAAGTCTTACTTTTGTTGTGAAAATCTTTTTAACTGCCATTATGAGGAAGTACTgtcttaattaaatttaacaaatttaaatttaaaaaatattctgatTTTATAATGTAAACTAAAATTTAGTTGCCCCAATGGATTTTGACGATCTTGATGATTCGGATCAAAGTATACCAATAGGACATACTCGAAAACGTATCCGTAGGATCTCATCAAACGAAGGCAGCGAAGTTGATCAGTGCGGCAGTTTTAGAGATGAAGATCACATCTGGAAAGCAAAAAATTATACGCCAATTATACATGACTTTTCAAGTGTGGTTGGTGCAACTGTTAATACGCAAAATCTGTTGAGGAGAACAgtttttgaattattttctaacgaaGAATTAGTTACAAAACTAGTTACAGAAACAAATAAACATCGAGAAACAGACGCAAATTTTATGCCTCTTTCAGAAAATGAACTAAAAGTATCTATTgctttaaacattttaatgaATTACTTTCTAAGCCAATTATTCAGAGTTATTGGAGCATGGATAAATGCATAGAAACATCATATTTTAAAGGTAATATGGGCCGTAATCGATTTCTGTCTATCGCTTAAAATCTACATTTTTccagtaataataattctaatgGCCCACTCATAAAATTCCGCATGCATTGATCAGAAGTAATACAAGTGACATAATTAACATAGTCTTCACTCTATCTGGAAATTGTAGTAGTACTAACTATATAGACAAATTATCAGAAATACCAGCAAGAAAGACAGgattaatacatataattgaGTTCTGCATCCACCGCTTTTCAATACAGAATCATCTTGATATAGTGCATAACTATATTTGCGAAAGTGACGAATTTTGATGTAGTAGGAGCTAAACCTGAGGCATTGATAGGGCATGGAATTGCCAAAGAATACACAATCGCAGGCATTACACCTAATGATTTTGTCAAGATACATAGTGGGCTAGAATTTAACATGGAGGAGTTAAAAGACAAGCGAAGGTACAAAAGATTTGTTTTCCTTCAGCCGAGAGGCCGCTACAGACGCGCTCCGCACGCGCCGTAACGAAAAAACGGAAAATCGCAATATACAAATAACGCGAGTGACAATTCGAACCCCCAAAACGAACGCACAGTACAACGAAAATGgaaattctttaataaaagattaattaaaCGTAGTTATATATAGAGAGAATTAGCGTACGAGggtaaataacaaataataaaatagaaataggtACTCTAACGAAATAGTAAATATAAAGAGTATAACATAACCTATACCAACTAACAACCCGAGTGAGCTGCGAATCAATCCGGAACAAGAGCAATTATATCCGACGACAGGAAAATATACCACAATTAATTGACGAAGATGGAAATGAAGATATGCAAATGAAAACAAACTATTAAATAAAACCAATTAATAAATCGAATAAGCAGGTAAAATCCAGAAATTAAAATGATTATATACCACATAATAGTAAAAGAGTATGTTACGTTGGGCGACCctctacctagaccaggccacacaccgtgGGCAAGACGggaaccagatgtccgctcattctgcgtaccctcaataatCTTAAGGACCCATcgtaaatctcaggaattcgctagttaaggtccttcagaccgtacaaatatcctttttttaaatcacttcctaaagactattgtctactacggcttgacaagggaaagttagtttttctcacataCGATGCTTCCTACTAGCAGCTAtctatcgagggcggttaagaccttcctagtccaccaaccttcgtgtatccaatcagaagcaatgtatactgccctcactttcctgacccaaaatgtcatgaacaaatccgatggtcccgtgcgctagacacacccatcgctagctttcatacgacacagcatcgtcactgtACCTTACTTCTTCTACACCGCTAGAAGAGTCAACTACTTCTTCTACGCCGCTAGAAAAGTCAACAACTAAGTACAAAATCTAACGCCTAACGTCTAAGTCTAAGCATAACGCTAGCGGAGTATAACTCACATCAACTAAGTCGattctcggtattgtcgaATATTCACTTCCTCTATTAAGTATCCTATAGTGCTGCGTCCACTAACATactaaattcaattataagaGCCTTTCTCTAGTGTGCATATCTATtttatcttcgtgcgacaagttgttatcTATTTATACCTACTCAACAGTGTAActtaagtgttggaaatatataatttataattctgtgaatcacagtgttatacaaactggatcacccctattatcttaacggaaatcaggggatcgatcaactcgtggtgtcgattattataatcgtaacgattataacaatttacgactcccgttgacgtctctcttCGCGATTGCATCTCctcgcgattggtcgaaaatacagaGAATAAATGGAACAATAGGAAGACATATTGTAATCAATcaacaagaaaaaaaggagaaatttATGTAGTAACGTATGGattcttagagtaaggacaagtaaTGATGGTAGATTTAGAGTTTAGTGTAGTTTAATAAGCGATATTCAATAACAAAAGGACCGACTATAATATCGTCGCACGTCGATTCACACTCTGTGTCCGCTCAACTCACACTCCGCTTCTCAACTGACTCTCTGGCCGTTGTAGCATCTCTTTTGTCTTttgctaggcccaccgcacacgtgttccgcagacgctcgtagccagggtcggGTAGGTTTTATATAACGAAACTCGGCACTTGTAAAGACCGAGGACACATCAatggagccgacagcgcctcggctctcgcgacattgtctaTAGTTAACTTGATGTTTCTTAGACCCTTTTCCCCGGTActacatttataaaataattgaataaaattaattaatagacTGAATGAACTGCGAACTCACCTGATGAatccaaaataaaaataacaacatACGACATCATGGCAAAGAGGAAATAATTGGGGAAAAAGACAAGAATACaggttataatttattaacaaatacaagaaataaatggataaataaaacaattaaataaatgtaggAATGttcattataaattaacagaaaagacAGTATGATAAACACAATATTGTAACACTCtcacaaaattgaatataatatcgGACCTCACGAAT from Bombus huntii isolate Logan2020A unplaced genomic scaffold, iyBomHunt1.1 ctg00000062.1, whole genome shotgun sequence carries:
- the LOC126876072 gene encoding uncharacterized protein LOC126876072, with translation MTYGVPIWADDLMASRCSILLLMWLHRVTAIRTVRGYRTVSHASATVLAAPPPWELRALVFKKRYVCTRVWDLGGEDSTMQAAREDLGTAEEDAQDQWRFQLVSKEVEHRGVEAVLPH